From the genome of Winogradskyella forsetii, one region includes:
- a CDS encoding SprT-like domain-containing protein produces MQTKLLNYIPAAANPMVTALLATDNLVVKVKNERKTRHGDYRELPNGKHQITVNSNLNCYRFLITLIHEIAHYEAYKKYGRFIKPHGKEWKYTFQHLMLPFLRPEIFPSELLPLLANHFKNPKASSDTDTQLALALKQFNEDNDKTYVFELPLNQTFKLYNGRVFRKGNKRRKRYECVEVKSGKLYLFNPNAEVELLEK; encoded by the coding sequence ATGCAAACCAAGCTTTTAAATTATATTCCTGCTGCGGCAAACCCAATGGTGACTGCACTTTTAGCTACAGATAACTTGGTGGTAAAAGTGAAGAACGAGCGTAAAACACGACATGGCGATTACAGGGAATTACCAAATGGAAAGCATCAGATTACTGTAAACTCTAATTTGAACTGCTATCGGTTTTTAATTACCTTAATTCACGAAATCGCCCATTATGAAGCTTATAAAAAATACGGTCGATTTATAAAACCACACGGGAAAGAGTGGAAGTACACCTTTCAGCATCTAATGTTACCTTTTTTACGACCTGAAATTTTCCCTTCAGAATTATTGCCTTTATTAGCCAATCATTTTAAGAATCCAAAAGCGTCTAGCGACACAGACACGCAACTCGCCTTGGCCTTAAAGCAATTCAACGAAGACAATGATAAAACATATGTATTTGAATTACCTTTGAATCAAACCTTTAAGCTTTACAATGGTAGAGTGTTTAGAAAAGGCAATAAAAGAAGAAAGAGATATGAATGTGTCGAAGTTAAGTCAGGTAAGTTATATTTGTTTAATCCAAATGCCGAGGTGGAATTGTTGGAGAAATAA